ATTATTGAGACTGCTAAAGAATCAGGCGTAAAGATTGATTCCGGTAAAGCTGGTAGTCCAGTGGCTGCTAATGCTCAAACTGATGCTACTGCTGTGCTTACTGCCAATGCTGCTGCTGGTGCTAATGCTGGGCTTAAGCTAGCAGAGGAGGTATCTAAAGCTGATCCGTGGGCTATGATTGATAAGATCAAAGATTCTAAAACTACGGCTGGGAATCTTAATCAAAATAATAATTATGATGCTGGGGAATTGGCAACTGGTACTCCTAATCAAGCTAATGGTTCTAAAGCGGCTACTAATGCAGACCTAGCAGCTGCTGTTGCTCTTAAAGCTATGACTAAGACTGGTAAATTTAGTGCTAATGCTGCAGATGATGGCGCAGTTAAAGCTGCTGCTGTAACTGCTGTAAATAAGGTATTAGGAATACTTGATTTGATAATTAGGAAAACAGTATCAAGCAATCTAAATAAGATAAGAGAAGCTGTTAAGGGAATACAATATTCTGAAACTACTATTGAATCAACTGAAGCTAGTTCTACTCAACCTACTGTTACTAAATAAATTATCTAATTAAATAATCTAAATAAAGTCATTTAAGGAAAACTATTTCTTCATAAGAATTGTTTTCCTTTTAGTTATATCTAACTTCCCCTTAGTAAAAAAGGGAAGGACTATAATATGAAGAATGGATTAATTGAGAGAATTAAAACTTAAATATAAGTATACTTATGACTTTATTTTTACTTCTTAGCTGTGGCAGTGGACAACAATCACTTGATTCTGCTAATGGTGGCGGGGCAGCTACAGGAGGGAGCAGTTTAAGTTCAGTCCTCATGGATATAGGTAGAAGTGCTGAGAATGCTTTTTATTCGTTTTTAGATTTACTTTCCGGTACATTAGGATTGAGAGTAACTAAAGATACAAAGAAGAGTGATGTAGCTGGTTATTTTAGTAGCCTAGGTGCTAAGCTTGGAGTAGCGTCAAAGGAGTTAGAAGAGGTAGTAGTTAAAGCAACATCAGGTGTTGATACAAGCGATGCATCTAAAAATCCTATTAAAGTCGCTATTGATACTGCTAAGGCTACTTTAAGCACATTAAAAACTCATTTAGATTCTTTAAAAGATATAGGTGATGATAACAAAGTTGTTGATGTAACAGTCAGCCAAAGCGGAGTAGCGGCAAATCAAGCTAAATTGGAATCAATATATGATGCATTGAAAGGAATAGTAACAGCAGCTACTACAGAAGGTATTGCAGAACCAAAAAAAAGTACTGTAAAAGTAATTAACACATCATTAGGAGGAACTAATCCAGAAAATGGAGCTAAGGTTTTAACATCAGGTGCTGTGGCAGGAGGAGATGCGGGACTGGAAGCAGCAACAATAGTGTCAACGGTGAGTGGTGAAGAAATATTAGCAGCTATTGTTGGATCTTCAAAGTCAGATGCAGCTGGAACAATATCAAGCAATGTAAATCAGGATACAAGTGCACTAAAGTTTGCAAAAGGAGGAGCTACTGCATCTCACTTAGCACAAACTTCAGCATTG
The DNA window shown above is from Borrelia puertoricensis and carries:
- a CDS encoding variable large family protein yields the protein MTLFLLLSCGSGQQSLDSANGGGAATGGSSLSSVLMDIGRSAENAFYSFLDLLSGTLGLRVTKDTKKSDVAGYFSSLGAKLGVASKELEEVVVKATSGVDTSDASKNPIKVAIDTAKATLSTLKTHLDSLKDIGDDNKVVDVTVSQSGVAANQAKLESIYDALKGIVTAATTEGIAEPKKSTVKVINTSLGGTNPENGAKVLTSGAVAGGDAGLEAATIVSTVSGEEILAAIVGSSKSDAAGTISSNVNQDTSALKFAKGGATASHLAQTSALAGAVSGGIALRSLVKDGKLASHSGNDNKAVQSAGITAVNKLLVAVEDVIKKTVKNVLKTAKDKIDEARAPKEAGQQ
- a CDS encoding variable large family protein translates to MPSILYCCNKTNAEKLDAENKNTFLDSLVKIGQGFQEVFGIFGNAIGDAFGLTAVKSGDQRSKVGEHFKTIGDGLSTTKEKLKELSDEISGAKNANGSTIKLVEDAIKGANDVFDKLIDSVTKLSGVANDASPIGDNAANAAVAADKDSVEAIIKEVKAIIETAKESGVKIDSGKAGSPVAANAQTDATAVLTANAAAGANAGLKLAEEVSKADPWAMIDKIKDSKTTAGNLNQNNNYDAGELATGTPNQANGSKAATNADLAAAVALKAMTKTGKFSANAADDGAVKAAAVTAVNKVLGILDLIIRKTVSSNLNKIREAVKGIQYSETTIESTEASSTQPTVTK